A genomic stretch from Halalkalibacillus sediminis includes:
- a CDS encoding YlqD family protein, producing MKILRKTKIKQVITENSKSHIISKFNKRIDRLTNEIDQLQFEKKKMIYQKRSDAQRIEQRFAEEEKKRQQRIDWARKQIEQIETLPLGSEVVEGEVEEVIELEVGDRWDDAMGERSILIKDGEIIKIDR from the coding sequence ATGAAAATCTTGCGTAAAACCAAAATAAAACAAGTGATTACTGAAAATAGTAAGTCACATATTATTTCTAAGTTTAACAAGAGAATCGATCGTTTAACGAACGAAATTGATCAATTGCAATTCGAAAAGAAAAAAATGATCTATCAAAAACGCTCTGATGCCCAAAGAATTGAACAACGTTTTGCAGAGGAAGAAAAGAAGAGACAACAACGTATTGACTGGGCCCGGAAACAAATTGAACAAATAGAAACGCTCCCACTTGGCAGTGAAGTTGTTGAAGGGGAAGTGGAAGAAGTTATAGAATTAGAAGTTGGCGATCGCTGGGATGATGCAATGGGTGAACGCTCTATTCTCATCAAAGATGGCGAAATCATAAAAATTGATAGGTGA
- the rimM gene encoding ribosome maturation factor RimM (Essential for efficient processing of 16S rRNA), producing MEHRYFNVGKIVNTHGVKGEVRVIPITDFEERFEPGHRLYFFPEKNTDHIELTVKTHRKHKQFDLLSFDELESINDVEPLKGGTLKVSENDLHELEEEEFYYYEIIGCEVVLMDGTLVGEVKEILSPGANDVWVVKRKGMKDALIPYIEPIVKEIDLEKGQIRIEDMEGMLDG from the coding sequence ATGGAACATCGGTATTTTAATGTTGGAAAAATCGTTAACACGCACGGTGTAAAAGGGGAAGTTCGAGTTATTCCAATCACAGATTTTGAGGAAAGATTTGAACCTGGTCATAGACTTTATTTTTTTCCTGAGAAGAACACGGATCATATTGAGTTGACTGTGAAAACTCACCGTAAACATAAACAATTCGATTTGCTTTCTTTTGATGAACTCGAATCGATCAATGATGTAGAACCTTTAAAGGGTGGTACATTAAAAGTATCTGAAAATGATTTGCATGAATTGGAAGAAGAAGAGTTTTATTATTATGAAATCATCGGTTGTGAAGTGGTCTTGATGGATGGGACGCTAGTTGGTGAAGTGAAAGAAATTCTCTCACCTGGTGCGAACGACGTATGGGTTGTAAAGCGTAAAGGAATGAAGGATGCACTTATCCCATATATTGAACCTATTGTTAAAGAAATCGATTTGGAAAAAGGACAGATTAGAATTGAGGATATGGAAGGAATGTTGGATGGATGA
- a CDS encoding KH domain-containing protein, with product MKTLIETIVQPLVDHPEEVQISVEETDEKIRYHLTVHESDVGKVIGKNGRIAKAIRTVVYAAGADVEKKIYVDIM from the coding sequence ATGAAAACCTTGATTGAGACAATCGTTCAACCATTAGTCGATCATCCTGAAGAAGTTCAAATTTCAGTTGAAGAAACGGATGAAAAAATTCGTTATCATTTAACTGTTCACGAGAGCGACGTCGGGAAAGTGATCGGTAAGAATGGACGTATTGCAAAGGCAATCCGAACAGTTGTTTATGCTGCAGGTGCCGATGTAGAGAAAAAAATCTATGTAGATATCATGTAA
- the rplS gene encoding 50S ribosomal protein L19 gives MQNILDQVVQDQLRTDLPEFRAGDTVKVHVKVVEGDRERIQVFQGVVIKRSGGGIRETFTVRKVSYGVGVERTFPVHSPRVDKIEKTRRGKVRQARLYYLRNLRGKAARIKEIR, from the coding sequence ATGCAAAACATTTTAGATCAAGTCGTACAAGATCAATTACGTACAGACCTACCGGAATTCCGCGCAGGTGACACAGTCAAAGTACACGTGAAAGTTGTGGAAGGTGACCGTGAACGTATCCAGGTTTTCCAAGGTGTCGTAATTAAGCGTAGCGGTGGTGGAATTCGCGAAACATTTACGGTACGTAAAGTATCTTATGGTGTTGGCGTTGAACGTACGTTCCCAGTACATTCTCCACGCGTTGATAAGATCGAGAAAACTCGTCGCGGTAAAGTACGTCAAGCACGTCTTTATTACCTACGTAACCTACGTGGTAAAGCTGCACGAATCAAAGAAATTCGATAA
- the trmD gene encoding tRNA (guanosine(37)-N1)-methyltransferase TrmD yields MKIDYLTLFPEMFSGVLQSSILKRAHDLGAFSYQLIDFRDFTTNKHNKVDDYPYGGGAGMVLQPQPIFDAVESITTEGNNPRVILMCPQGETLTQQKAEELAEEDHLIIICGHYEGYDERIRTELITDEISIGDYVLTGGELGAMVVTDSVVRLLPGVLGNEKSAVEDSFSTHLLEHPHYTRPSDFRGHKVPDVLLSGNHQKIDEWRTYESLKRTYERRPELINEEKLSVKEKELFQQVKNEINLASED; encoded by the coding sequence ATGAAGATAGATTATTTGACTCTATTTCCTGAAATGTTTTCAGGCGTTCTCCAGTCTTCAATTTTGAAGCGTGCCCATGATCTTGGAGCCTTCAGCTATCAGTTGATTGACTTTAGGGATTTCACGACTAATAAACATAATAAAGTTGATGATTACCCTTACGGTGGTGGAGCTGGAATGGTACTACAACCACAACCTATTTTTGATGCAGTAGAAAGCATTACAACAGAAGGAAATAACCCTAGGGTGATCTTGATGTGCCCTCAAGGAGAAACTTTAACTCAACAGAAAGCTGAAGAGCTGGCTGAGGAAGACCACTTAATCATAATTTGTGGCCATTATGAAGGATATGATGAGCGAATTCGAACTGAGTTAATCACAGATGAAATTTCGATAGGTGATTATGTCTTAACTGGTGGGGAACTTGGCGCCATGGTTGTAACTGATAGTGTTGTGAGATTGTTACCAGGTGTTTTAGGAAATGAGAAATCTGCAGTAGAAGATTCTTTTTCTACACACTTATTGGAACACCCTCATTACACTAGACCAAGTGATTTCAGAGGACATAAAGTACCAGACGTCTTACTATCTGGTAACCATCAGAAAATTGATGAATGGAGAACCTACGAATCACTGAAACGTACCTATGAAAGAAGACCAGAACTAATAAACGAAGAGAAACTCTCAGTAAAAGAAAAAGAACTTTTTCAACAAGTAAAAAATGAAATCAACCTTGCAAGTGAAGATTGA
- the rpsP gene encoding 30S ribosomal protein S16, with protein sequence MAVKIRLKRMGSKKNPFYRVVVADSRSPRDGRIIEQIGTYNPVSENPEVSINEDKALDWMTKGAKPSDTVRNLFSNEGIMTKFHESKSKK encoded by the coding sequence ATGGCAGTAAAAATTCGTCTAAAAAGAATGGGTTCTAAGAAAAACCCTTTTTATCGTGTAGTCGTTGCTGATTCTCGTTCACCACGTGATGGACGTATCATCGAACAGATTGGCACGTATAACCCTGTATCAGAAAATCCAGAGGTTTCAATTAATGAAGATAAAGCATTAGACTGGATGACTAAAGGTGCAAAACCAAGCGATACAGTGCGTAACTTATTCTCAAATGAAGGCATCATGACGAAGTTCCACGAATCTAAATCCAAAAAATAA